The following coding sequences are from one Pelagovum sp. HNIBRBA483 window:
- the secE gene encoding preprotein translocase subunit SecE: protein MARTNPVQFIQQTRSEIAKVVWPSRREVLLTTAMVLVMAVLLALFFSLVDIGLRSGLQAVLNIFGS from the coding sequence ATGGCACGGACGAATCCGGTTCAATTCATCCAGCAAACGCGCTCTGAGATCGCAAAGGTCGTGTGGCCTTCCCGCCGGGAAGTGTTGCTCACCACCGCGATGGTACTTGTGATGGCGGTGTTGCTGGCGCTGTTCTTTTCACTGGTAGATATTGGCCTCCGTTCGGGGCTTCAGGCAGTTCTCAATATTTTTGGATCCTGA
- the nusG gene encoding transcription termination/antitermination protein NusG codes for MAKRWYSVSVLSNFEKKIAEQIRLKVEEQGLQEQIDEVLVPTEEVIEVRRGKKVTAERRFMPGYVLVHMEMSDDGYHLINSINRVTGFLGPQGRPMPMRDAEVNAILNRVEEGQEAPRTLIHFEVGEKVKVNDGPFEDFDGLVEEVDEDNQRLKVTVSIFGRATPVELEFTQVSKQA; via the coding sequence ATGGCCAAACGCTGGTACTCGGTTAGCGTACTCTCGAACTTCGAGAAAAAGATCGCCGAACAAATCCGCTTGAAAGTTGAAGAGCAGGGTTTGCAGGAGCAGATCGACGAGGTTCTCGTGCCGACCGAAGAGGTCATCGAGGTGCGTCGTGGGAAGAAGGTGACGGCCGAGCGCCGGTTCATGCCGGGTTACGTTCTGGTGCACATGGAAATGTCTGATGACGGGTATCACCTGATCAATAGCATTAACCGTGTAACTGGTTTCCTCGGCCCGCAGGGCCGCCCGATGCCGATGCGTGATGCCGAAGTGAACGCGATCCTCAACCGTGTTGAGGAGGGCCAAGAGGCACCGCGCACGCTCATCCACTTTGAAGTTGGTGAGAAGGTTAAGGTCAACGACGGCCCGTTTGAGGACTTTGACGGCCTTGTCGAGGAAGTTGATGAAGACAACCAGCGCCTCAAGGTGACGGTGTCTATTTTTGGCCGCGCAACGCCGGTCGAGTTGGAATTCACTCAGGTCTCCAAGCAGGCTTGA
- the rplK gene encoding 50S ribosomal protein L11: MAKKVMGQLKLQVPAGQANPSPPVGPALGQRGINIMEFTKAFNAKTADMEPGAPCPTVITYYQDKSFTMDIKTPPASFYLKKAAKLKSGANNPGKETVGTVTVAQVREIAEAKMKDLNANSVEGAMQIILGSARSMGIEVK, from the coding sequence ATGGCCAAGAAAGTAATGGGACAGCTGAAGCTGCAGGTTCCTGCAGGTCAAGCAAACCCGTCCCCGCCGGTTGGTCCTGCGCTCGGTCAGCGTGGCATCAACATCATGGAATTCACGAAGGCGTTTAACGCCAAGACGGCTGACATGGAGCCGGGTGCACCGTGCCCGACCGTGATCACCTACTACCAGGACAAGTCCTTCACGATGGATATCAAGACGCCGCCTGCGTCTTTCTATCTGAAGAAAGCTGCGAAGCTTAAGTCTGGAGCGAACAACCCGGGCAAGGAAACCGTTGGTACGGTAACTGTTGCGCAGGTTCGCGAAATCGCCGAGGCCAAGATGAAAGACCTCAACGCAAATTCTGTCGAGGGGGCCATGCAGATTATTCTTGGTTCCGCTCGCTCCATGGGCATTGAGGTGAAGTAA
- the rplA gene encoding 50S ribosomal protein L1 — MAKLGKRTRAAREAFNGKENLSVTEALELVKGNANAKFDETVEIALNLGVDPRHADQMVRGTVNLPNGTGKTVRVAVFARGEKAEEAKKAGADIVGAEDLMETVQSGKIDFERCIATPDMMPIVGRLGKVLGPRNLMPNPKIGTVTMDVAEAVAAAKGGQVQFKVEKAGVIHAGIGKASFDVKALEENLLAFVDAVSKAKPSGAKGTYMQKVAISSTMGPGVSVDVASATGN, encoded by the coding sequence ATGGCAAAGCTTGGAAAGCGTACGCGCGCTGCTCGCGAAGCCTTTAACGGCAAAGAAAACCTCTCGGTTACTGAAGCTCTCGAACTGGTAAAGGGCAATGCCAATGCCAAGTTCGATGAGACCGTCGAAATCGCACTGAACCTCGGTGTTGACCCGCGTCACGCAGATCAGATGGTTCGTGGCACGGTTAACCTGCCGAACGGCACTGGTAAGACCGTGCGCGTTGCTGTTTTCGCTCGCGGTGAAAAAGCCGAAGAAGCGAAGAAAGCCGGTGCTGATATCGTTGGTGCTGAGGACCTGATGGAAACCGTCCAGTCCGGCAAGATCGACTTCGAGCGCTGCATTGCAACGCCCGACATGATGCCGATCGTCGGTCGACTTGGTAAGGTTCTTGGCCCGCGCAACCTGATGCCGAACCCGAAGATCGGGACCGTCACCATGGATGTCGCTGAAGCTGTTGCCGCTGCAAAAGGTGGCCAGGTTCAGTTCAAGGTCGAGAAAGCCGGTGTCATTCATGCCGGTATCGGCAAGGCATCTTTCGATGTGAAGGCGCTTGAAGAGAACCTTCTTGCTTTTGTCGATGCGGTGAGCAAGGCGAAGCCGTCGGGTGCCAAGGGTACCTACATGCAGAAGGTTGCGATCAGCTCCACAATGGGGCCGGGCGTTTCCGTCGACGTTGCATCGGCGACTGGTAACTAA
- the rplJ gene encoding 50S ribosomal protein L10: MDRAQKEKVVEELGQIFESSGVVVVAHYEGLTVAEMQDLRAQMREAGGSVRVAKNKLAKIALEGKPCASIAEYLTGMTVLSYSEDPVAAAKVVQKFAKGNDKLSILGGAMGDTALDPAGVKAVSEMPSREELIASIVGCIGAPASNIAGAIGAPASNIASILSTIEEKAA, encoded by the coding sequence GTGGATAGAGCCCAGAAAGAGAAAGTGGTCGAAGAACTCGGCCAGATCTTTGAAAGCTCTGGCGTCGTAGTGGTTGCCCACTACGAGGGTTTGACAGTTGCTGAAATGCAGGACCTGCGCGCTCAAATGCGTGAAGCGGGCGGTTCCGTGCGCGTTGCCAAGAACAAGCTCGCCAAGATCGCTCTTGAGGGTAAGCCCTGCGCAAGCATCGCTGAATACCTCACGGGCATGACCGTGTTGTCCTATTCTGAAGATCCTGTCGCTGCTGCGAAGGTTGTTCAGAAATTCGCCAAAGGGAATGACAAATTGTCCATTCTCGGCGGTGCAATGGGTGACACGGCGCTTGATCCTGCTGGTGTTAAAGCAGTCTCTGAAATGCCGTCCCGCGAGGAGCTTATTGCCTCCATCGTTGGCTGCATCGGGGCACCTGCTTCCAACATTGCCGGGGCCATTGGCGCGCCTGCTTCGAACATCGCGAGCATTCTTTCGACCATCGAAGAGAAAGCTGCATAA
- the rplL gene encoding 50S ribosomal protein L7/L12 translates to MADLKKLAEEIVGLTLLEAQELKTILKDEYGIEPAAGGAVMVAGPAGDAGEAAEEKTEFDVVLKDAGAQKINVIKEVRGITGLGLKEAKDLVEAGGKVKEGAAKAEAEEIKAKLEAAGATVELA, encoded by the coding sequence ATGGCTGATCTGAAGAAACTTGCTGAAGAGATCGTGGGTCTGACCCTTCTCGAAGCCCAAGAACTGAAAACCATCCTCAAGGACGAGTACGGCATCGAGCCTGCTGCTGGTGGCGCTGTTATGGTCGCTGGCCCTGCTGGCGATGCTGGCGAAGCTGCTGAGGAAAAGACTGAGTTCGACGTTGTCCTCAAGGACGCAGGCGCTCAGAAAATCAACGTGATCAAAGAAGTTCGCGGCATCACCGGTCTTGGCCTCAAAGAAGCCAAAGACCTCGTCGAAGCTGGCGGCAAGGTCAAAGAAGGCGCTGCAAAAGCAGAAGCCGAAGAGATCAAAGCGAAGCTGGAAGCAGCTGGCGCAACGGTCGAACTGGCCTAA
- the rpoB gene encoding DNA-directed RNA polymerase subunit beta: MAQSFLGQKRLRKYYGKIREVLEMPNLIEVQKSSYDLFLQSGDGETPADGEGIKGVFQSVFPIKDFNETAVLEFVKYELEKPKYDVEECQQRDMTYSAPLKVTLRLIVFDIDEDTGARSVKDIKEQDVFMGDMPLMTPNGTFVVNGTERVIVSQMHRSPGVFFDHDKGKTHSSGKLLFACRIIPYRGSWLDFEFDAKDLVFARIDRRRKLPVTTLLYSLGMDQEGIMDAYYDTVTYTLDKKGKNWISKFFPERVRGTRPTYDLVDAASGEVIAKAGEKVTPRTVKKLIDEGNVKELLLPFNHIVGKFAAKDIINEETGAIYVEAGDELTLELDKEGTIIGGTVKELIDAGETEIPVLDIDNVNVGPYMRNTMAADKNMNRETALLDIYRVMRPGEPPTHEAASALFDTLFFDSERYDLSAVGRVKMNMRLALDAEDTQRTLRKEDIVACVKALVELRDGKGDIDDIDHLGNRRVRSVGELMENQYRVGLLRMERAIKERMSSVEIDTVMPQDLINAKPAAAAVREFFGSSQLSQFMDQTNPLSEVTHKRRLSALGPGGLTRERAGFEVRDVHPTHYGRMCPIETPEGPNIGLINSLATFARVNKYGFIETPYRRVEGAKVTDDVVYMSATEEMRHTVAQANATLDNDGNFINDLVSTRQSGEYTLAPRENVDLIDVSPKQLVSVAASLIPFLENDDANRALMGSNMQRQAVPLLQAEAPLVGTGIEGVVARDSGAAILARRAGVIDQVDAERIVVRATADLEPGDPGVDIYRLRKFQRSNQNTCINQRPLVKVGDTVGKDEVIADGPSTDMGELALGKNVVVAFMPWNGYNYEDSILISERIVRDDVFTSIHIEEFEVAARDTKLGPEEITRDIPNVGEEALRNLDEAGIVYIGAEVGPGDILVGKITPKGESPMTPEEKLLRAIFGEKASDVRDTSLRLPPGDFGTIVEVRVFNRHGVEKDERALQIEREEVERLGRDRDDELAILERNIYARLKSMILGKVAVKGPKGIKANSEITEELLSELSRGQWWQLALKEEQDAQHIEALNEQYEAQKKQLDARFEDKVEKVRRGDDLPPGVMKMVKVFVAVKRKLQPGDKMAGRHGNKGVISKVVPMEDMPFLADGTPVDFVLNPLGVPSRMNVGQILETHMGWASRGLGVQIDEALQEYRRSGDLTPVRDAMKIAYGDNVYDEGIAPMEEGQLIEAAGNVTRGVPIATPVFDGAKEGDVNDALVRAGFSQSGQSVLFDGRTGEQFARPVTVGIKYLLKLHHLVDDKIHARSTGPYSLVTQQPLGGKAQFGGQRFGEMEVWALEAYGAAYTLQEMLTVKSDDVAGRTKVYESIVKGEDNFEAGVPESFNVLVKEVRGLGLNMELLDAEDEE; encoded by the coding sequence ATGGCTCAGTCCTTCCTTGGTCAAAAGCGCCTGCGAAAGTACTACGGTAAAATCCGCGAAGTTCTCGAAATGCCGAACCTCATTGAGGTTCAGAAATCCTCATATGACCTGTTCTTGCAGTCTGGCGATGGTGAAACCCCCGCTGACGGTGAGGGCATCAAGGGTGTTTTCCAGTCGGTCTTCCCGATCAAAGATTTTAACGAAACGGCTGTTCTGGAGTTTGTGAAATACGAGCTCGAAAAGCCGAAATATGATGTTGAGGAATGTCAGCAACGTGACATGACCTACAGCGCGCCGCTCAAGGTGACGCTGCGTCTGATCGTGTTCGATATTGACGAGGATACCGGTGCCCGTTCCGTAAAGGACATCAAGGAGCAGGACGTCTTCATGGGCGACATGCCCCTTATGACGCCGAACGGCACTTTCGTTGTCAACGGAACCGAGCGTGTGATCGTGTCCCAGATGCACCGGTCGCCCGGCGTGTTCTTCGATCACGACAAGGGCAAAACACACAGCTCCGGCAAACTGCTGTTTGCCTGCCGGATCATTCCGTATCGCGGCAGCTGGCTCGATTTCGAGTTTGACGCGAAAGATCTCGTGTTCGCACGCATCGACCGCCGCCGCAAATTGCCGGTGACGACGCTACTCTATTCGCTGGGCATGGATCAGGAAGGCATCATGGATGCCTACTACGATACGGTCACATACACGTTGGACAAGAAGGGCAAGAACTGGATTTCCAAGTTCTTCCCGGAGCGCGTACGGGGAACGCGCCCGACCTATGACCTTGTTGATGCTGCAAGCGGTGAAGTGATCGCGAAAGCAGGCGAGAAAGTCACGCCGCGCACGGTCAAGAAGCTGATTGACGAAGGCAACGTGAAGGAGCTTCTGCTTCCGTTCAACCACATTGTGGGCAAGTTCGCTGCGAAAGACATCATCAACGAAGAAACCGGTGCGATCTACGTCGAGGCTGGTGATGAGTTGACGCTCGAACTGGACAAAGAAGGCACGATCATCGGCGGCACAGTGAAGGAGCTCATCGACGCAGGTGAGACAGAAATTCCCGTGCTGGACATCGATAACGTGAATGTTGGTCCGTACATGCGTAACACCATGGCGGCCGACAAGAACATGAATCGTGAAACAGCGCTTCTCGATATTTACCGCGTTATGCGTCCGGGCGAGCCACCGACCCACGAGGCTGCCTCGGCTCTGTTCGATACCCTGTTCTTTGACAGTGAGCGCTATGATCTTTCGGCAGTTGGCCGGGTGAAGATGAACATGCGTCTTGCTCTGGATGCGGAAGACACCCAGCGGACCCTTCGCAAGGAAGACATCGTTGCCTGTGTGAAGGCACTTGTCGAACTTCGTGATGGTAAAGGCGATATCGACGATATTGACCACCTTGGTAACCGCCGCGTTCGTTCCGTTGGCGAGCTGATGGAAAACCAGTATCGCGTTGGCTTGCTCCGCATGGAGCGTGCAATCAAGGAGCGGATGTCCTCCGTCGAGATCGACACGGTCATGCCGCAAGACCTGATCAACGCCAAGCCTGCAGCTGCTGCTGTGCGCGAGTTCTTCGGTTCGTCGCAGCTCAGCCAGTTCATGGACCAAACCAACCCGCTCTCCGAAGTGACGCACAAGCGTCGTCTTTCGGCGCTTGGACCGGGTGGTCTTACGCGTGAACGTGCGGGCTTCGAGGTACGCGACGTACACCCGACCCACTATGGCCGGATGTGCCCGATTGAAACGCCTGAAGGCCCGAACATCGGTCTGATCAACTCGCTCGCGACCTTCGCTCGCGTGAATAAGTACGGTTTCATCGAGACACCGTATCGCCGTGTTGAAGGCGCGAAGGTGACGGATGATGTGGTCTACATGTCGGCCACCGAAGAGATGCGCCACACGGTTGCGCAGGCGAACGCCACGCTCGACAATGATGGCAACTTCATCAATGATCTGGTTTCGACACGCCAATCCGGTGAATATACGCTCGCTCCGCGTGAGAATGTTGATTTGATCGACGTTTCGCCGAAGCAGCTCGTATCCGTTGCGGCATCGTTGATCCCGTTCCTTGAAAACGACGACGCTAACCGCGCTCTCATGGGCTCGAACATGCAACGTCAGGCCGTGCCACTGCTGCAAGCAGAGGCACCGCTCGTTGGTACGGGTATTGAAGGTGTGGTCGCGCGCGACTCTGGTGCTGCCATTCTGGCGCGCCGTGCCGGTGTCATCGACCAAGTTGATGCGGAGCGTATCGTTGTCCGCGCAACTGCTGATCTGGAGCCGGGCGATCCGGGTGTGGATATTTACCGTTTGCGCAAGTTCCAGCGTTCGAACCAGAACACCTGCATCAACCAGCGCCCGCTGGTGAAAGTGGGTGACACTGTTGGCAAGGACGAGGTGATTGCCGATGGTCCGTCCACCGATATGGGTGAACTGGCGCTCGGCAAGAACGTCGTCGTCGCCTTTATGCCCTGGAACGGCTACAACTACGAAGACTCGATCCTGATCTCCGAACGCATCGTGCGTGACGACGTGTTTACGTCGATTCACATCGAAGAGTTTGAAGTCGCTGCTCGTGACACCAAGCTCGGGCCGGAAGAGATTACGCGCGATATTCCGAACGTCGGTGAAGAGGCTCTGCGGAACCTCGACGAAGCAGGCATCGTGTATATCGGTGCGGAAGTCGGACCTGGTGACATCCTTGTCGGTAAGATCACGCCGAAAGGCGAGAGCCCGATGACCCCGGAAGAGAAGCTGCTGCGCGCCATCTTTGGCGAAAAGGCATCTGATGTTCGGGATACATCGCTACGCTTGCCTCCAGGCGACTTTGGCACAATCGTTGAGGTGCGTGTCTTTAACCGCCACGGTGTGGAAAAGGACGAACGTGCGCTTCAGATCGAGCGTGAAGAGGTCGAGCGCCTTGGCCGTGACCGTGATGACGAGCTCGCGATCCTTGAGCGCAACATCTACGCACGCCTGAAGTCGATGATCCTCGGCAAAGTTGCTGTCAAAGGCCCGAAAGGCATCAAGGCAAATTCCGAGATCACCGAGGAACTTCTTTCCGAGTTGAGCCGTGGCCAGTGGTGGCAGCTTGCTTTGAAAGAAGAGCAGGATGCGCAGCATATCGAAGCGCTGAACGAGCAATACGAGGCGCAGAAGAAGCAACTCGATGCCCGTTTTGAGGACAAGGTTGAGAAAGTCCGCCGTGGTGACGACTTGCCACCGGGTGTGATGAAGATGGTCAAGGTCTTTGTTGCGGTGAAGCGTAAGCTTCAGCCGGGCGACAAGATGGCCGGTCGTCACGGGAACAAAGGTGTTATCTCCAAGGTTGTGCCTATGGAAGATATGCCGTTCCTCGCAGACGGTACGCCTGTTGACTTCGTTCTGAACCCGCTTGGTGTGCCTTCGCGTATGAACGTCGGGCAGATTCTTGAAACACATATGGGCTGGGCATCGCGCGGCTTGGGTGTGCAGATTGATGAGGCACTTCAGGAATACCGTCGCTCTGGTGATCTGACGCCGGTTCGTGATGCGATGAAGATCGCTTACGGCGACAACGTGTATGACGAAGGCATCGCCCCGATGGAGGAAGGCCAGCTGATCGAAGCCGCGGGTAACGTGACGCGCGGTGTGCCGATCGCAACGCCTGTCTTTGATGGTGCGAAAGAAGGCGACGTCAATGACGCTTTGGTTCGTGCTGGCTTCTCTCAGTCGGGCCAGTCGGTTCTGTTTGATGGTCGTACCGGTGAGCAGTTTGCGCGTCCGGTGACCGTCGGCATTAAGTACCTGCTCAAGTTGCACCACCTTGTGGATGACAAAATCCACGCGCGTTCGACCGGACCGTACAGCCTCGTCACCCAGCAGCCGCTCGGTGGTAAGGCTCAGTTCGGTGGTCAGCGCTTCGGTGAAATGGAAGTTTGGGCTCTCGAAGCCTACGGCGCAGCTTATACCTTGCAGGAAATGCTGACGGTGAAGTCGGATGACGTCGCAGGCCGCACCAAGGTCTATGAATCGATTGTCAAGGGCGAGGACAACTTCGAAGCCGGCGTGCCGGAATCGTTTAACGTGCTCGTGAAAGAAGTTCGGGGCCTCGGCCTCAACATGGAACTCCTGGATGCGGAGGACGAGGAGTGA